The following is a genomic window from Methanomicrobia archaeon.
GCGAAGTCATGGGCGTTCAGGTGCCAAGAACACATTACGCTATCTTTAAGGTACGCGTGCGAAACAGCGATATTCAGAAGGGTAAACGTTCAGGCTATCGCATGATTTATCATCTCAAAAGACCGAAAAATATCATCCTCGTGACTATCTATTCCAAGCTTGACCA
Proteins encoded in this region:
- a CDS encoding type II toxin-antitoxin system RelE/ParE family toxin, whose product is MPSEPAEQVHIEYTPEFKRNLRALAKKYRRIRSDVQPVIDKLEAGEVMGVQVPRTHYAIFKVRVRNSDIQKGKRSGYRMIYHLKRPKNIILVTIYSKLD